GCTTAACAAATTTGCTTATGCctctatttttattataattggGGGTTGGATACTTTTTCGATTTGTTGGTCCTGCACTTGACCTTTACCAGCTGGATACTCCTACTCCTCTTGCTCCTGAATCTATGTTTAAAGGTTCAGGAGACAAACCTTGATCCACTAGAAAGTTCAAGTTTGAGATGAGGAGAAGAAATTTTCCAATTTAATTTTTTCCCCTGTTTGCTTCAGTTCAAATTTTTGTAGTCCTGTATGTAACTTGAAAGTTATTAGTACTAATAGATTTAAGCAAATGAACATGCCAATACTGCATAGAGTCCCTTGATGGAAATTATATACTAGCATTTTGTAATCGCTTTAACTAGACGAAACTGTTACTTGTATCAGTATTGGAACTACAGTTATTTCTTATTGGTGTCTGCTTGTCAAGTCTCTTAATCCTGATGTTGTATCAAAAGCAGAGTTCAGTGGTAATACTTGCATAAGTTATGCGAGAATATATATAGTGTATTATTTTATGGGCGATAAAATATAACTATTCCACGAGCAAACAACCCCTTAATACTATCTAGTAATGAACTTAAAATTGTCAACCTCTATGTCACCCAATGAcataagaaaattttagatgGTCCATAAATATATTCTCTTTCAGAACTTAAATATTGCATTttcttactttatttttttcgtttgaagaaaatcttgtcCCTTTAAGTAATCCAAAAGTTCACTtgtcaaatgaaaaaaaaaaaatcattctgTGAAAAGAATATTCCTTTTCTTTCATGGAGTAAAGTTGAAGTCATTTTATCCTTGACAAGAGGGAgccaatataatttaaaaagaaacaCATTTCGTAAGCAGGAGGCTTTTGTTGGTGGCATAGATTAGGAAGAGGAATAAGCATCAAGATTCTCGTTAATTACAGTTCCAAATACTTCCAAAAAGTTGAAGTAGAGAAATCAAGAATCAGATAAAGACAAAGCTCAAATATACCGGTTTCACCTCTATCTCCtgtattttggtgattgtccAGATACTCAAATAGCATATATAATGAGGCCACAAGAGGAGTACAATTTAGCTCATTGTCATGAATCATGATCTAGTCTCTCATCATTCGTTAAAGAATGGAGGGTCTGATTTTATTTGAAACATTTTGGTGAAGAGAACTGAAATTGAATGGAGAAAGAACCACACAAGGATAAAAGATGGGTCTGGCGGGGGATGATCCTGGTGATCATGGCTCTTGTTCTTGCTGCGGTTTTAATCAGTTTCCGAAAATATTTTCATCGTTCTATTTCTTCAGAGGCAGATGTTCACCAAGTGGTTGACAAATATGCAAATGCTCTTAGCATTGCTATGCAATTCTTCGACGTTCAAAAGTGTAAGACTAACTATATTCACTTTGGTCACTAAATTAGTCCCAAGTTTAGTAGTACTTATTTTGATTTTAGAATTATTAACTGCAGCTGGAAAATTGGTGAATAATAAGATTGCTTGGAGGGGAGATTCAGCTATGGGAGATGGAAGCGAAGTGAATTTGGATTTAAGTAGAGGAATGTATGATGCTGGAGACCATGTGAAGTTTGGATTTCCAATGGCATTCACTGCTACAGTTTTATCATGGGCTATTTTGGAGTACGGAAACCACATGAACATGGTGAATGAGCTGGATAACGCCCAAGAATCCCTCAAGTGGATCACTGATTTTCTTATTAATGCCCATCCTTCCGAGAATGTCCTGTATATTCAGGTATATCAACTCCCTTTGACAATTAAGAAGCGCTTTTTAGTCTTTTGAAAAACTTTTTCCTACACTTTTAGGACTTTTACTATGATATCTCCTATCCCCTCTGGCTAGCTCATGTAAAGCTGTAACAAGTGTGGATTAGTGTTCCTTCCCTTAGCACTGTAATAATCATGTAGAACTTCCATGCTGACTGACCTTAGGTAATTGGTTTTCTGACTGCTGAGTATGTGTTTGCTTATCACTCTAGCCAATGCAAACGACGTTGTTCTAGTTTGTTGCTGCACACAGCATATACATTAAGAGGAAAAGAAAATGTTGCTTAGTGAAGTGTCTTCATGTGTTTTTCTGCAAGAAAGGTGGGAGACCCAAAGCTGGATCACACGTGCTGGGAAAGACCTGAGGACATGACAGGAAAAAGGTCTCTCACACAAGTTAACTCATCTCATCCAGGGACAGAAGTTGCGGCTGAAAGTGCAGCAGCAATGGCAGCTGCATCCTTGGTGTTCAAGTCAATTGACTCTGCCTACTCTGGAACTCTGCTTAAACATGCCAAACAGTTATTCAAGTTTGCTGATACTTATAGACATTCGTACAGTATCAGCATACCTGGAGTGCAAGATTTCTATAATTCTACTGGATTTGGGGATGAACTCTTATGGGCAGCTGCTTGGCTTTATCATGCTACCGGAGAAAAATCTTACCTAACATATGTGTCTACAAATGGCAATGCATTTGCTAATTGGGGAAATCTCTCTTGGTTTTCTTGGGAAAATAAGTTGGCTGGAGTTCAGGTAATGTAGACGTACATGCCACAAAGTTACATGTATTCCAGAATTCTAGCTTCTAAATGTTAGCTATTAGAACTGATAGTATCTTTTTGAAATCTGTTTGTGCAATTAGCATGAAGTTGGAACAATACGATACTTGGAGATACTATGAAGAACACGAAATCTTGCTTCTGTTTTGCGTTGCTTACTTAGCTTTGTTAAAATAGGTTAAGGCCCGTAATTTGGTGAAGCATGCCTCTATTCTGATAAATCATGTTCATAAACAAAACTCGAGTATTGGCCTGTTTTCTTATTATTTAGAAGAAAGATTTCTCCAGCTAACATCTATGCAGATTTTTACCTTTGATTCAGGTCCTATTATCAAGGGTCAATTTCTTTGGTTCAAAGGAAGATATTTCAACTGAGGCAAGTCTTTCCCTCCAGTCGTACAGACAAACTGCTGAGATCTTTTTGTGTGGACTTCTACCTGAATCCCCAACGGCAACCTCTCAAAGAACAGCAGGTATTGTGATGATATTGTGACCCTGTCAGCAAATTTGGTCCAACCATGCACCTCAAGCTGAGGAATGAAAAACATGAACTGGTTTTTTTAGCTCCCttccaaataaaaaaaacatgtcAGCAAGTTATTGTATAATTATGatctttttccttttagaaAGAAAGGTTGCTGcagtaaaattataattttgtcGCAGATGGCCTGGTATGGGTGAACCAGTGGAATCCATTTCAGTATTCTGTGGCCTCTTCATTTCTGGCAGTGGTTTACAGTGATTACATGCTTAGCTCCCAAACATCAAATTTATATTGCAGTGGGAAGCTATATGAACCAACAGAATTGCGCAACTTTGCAGTTTCACAGGTATGTACTAATGTTAGTATTTGCTTATTTTAAGGTTCAATTCCTGATGTAAAATGGCAAGGCCAATTGAACATGTCATTGTTTCATAAAAGCTAATTGAACATGGCATTAACATCCTTTTAGTAGTTTCAGTTGAACAACACATATAACTCCAGAGTGATTTTCTGTGTAGATGAAATAGTCCGTTAATTAAACAGACTAAGGGGCTAAGAAGAACGTCTTTAAATCATTTCTCTTAAAACAAACTTTTATCTTACGAATTTTGAGGTAACAGGGGCAGTGGAGCTTCTTTCTTGATATGCTCTTAAGCagtagattattttttttttttactctgaATGCATAACACATCAAGGCCATCGACTTCTATGTCACAACGAACTTCTTGTTTTGTTTTCAGTTGGATTATATCTTGGGAAACAATCCAATGGAAATGAGCTACCTTGTTGGTTATGGAAGTAGATATCCTCAGCAA
The sequence above is a segment of the Solanum dulcamara chromosome 11, daSolDulc1.2, whole genome shotgun sequence genome. Coding sequences within it:
- the LOC129873942 gene encoding endoglucanase 2-like, which gives rise to MEKEPHKDKRWVWRGMILVIMALVLAAVLISFRKYFHRSISSEADVHQVVDKYANALSIAMQFFDVQKSGKLVNNKIAWRGDSAMGDGSEVNLDLSRGMYDAGDHVKFGFPMAFTATVLSWAILEYGNHMNMVNELDNAQESLKWITDFLINAHPSENVLYIQVGDPKLDHTCWERPEDMTGKRSLTQVNSSHPGTEVAAESAAAMAAASLVFKSIDSAYSGTLLKHAKQLFKFADTYRHSYSISIPGVQDFYNSTGFGDELLWAAAWLYHATGEKSYLTYVSTNGNAFANWGNLSWFSWENKLAGVQVLLSRVNFFGSKEDISTEASLSLQSYRQTAEIFLCGLLPESPTATSQRTADGLVWVNQWNPFQYSVASSFLAVVYSDYMLSSQTSNLYCSGKLYEPTELRNFAVSQLDYILGNNPMEMSYLVGYGSRYPQQVHHRGASIPVNANSNCSDGFKWLHTKHSNPNVAVGALVGGPSLSDTYMDSRNNISQSEPTTYNSALIVGLISGLITSSSQVESFVKN